The Thamnophis elegans isolate rThaEle1 chromosome Z, rThaEle1.pri, whole genome shotgun sequence genome contains a region encoding:
- the LOC116521394 gene encoding olfactory receptor 13G1-like: MMVVKLRSYETKNHSAMREFVLLGLTQSPEIQRILFWSFILSYVTALMGNFLLIFIICTSKKLHTPMYFLLANLSLVNALSITTTIPKLLLTLFSHRNTITFYGCIIQVYFFILFLVTELMLLTSMAFDRFVAICYPLQYTLIMRKELCAAIAVGAWVLGLTNSAVHSGLLLQLSFCESNIINHFFCDLPPLLKLSCSNTSLNERMAFVADVVFAVFSCGLTLTSYGFIIRAIFRIRSTEGKKKAFSTCSSHLIVVSFYFSAVIYTYIRPTSVYSLNKDKYISLLYSVATPVINPVIYSLRNKEVKEALKDFIGR, translated from the coding sequence GTTGTCAAACTCAGAAGCTATGAAACAAAGAACCATTCAGCTATGAGGGAATTTGTGTTGTTAGGCTTAACACAGTCTCCTGAAATACAGAGAATTCTATTCTGGTCATTCATACTTAGCTATGTTACAGCTCTGATGGGTAATTTCCTGCTTATATTTATCATATGCACTTCTAAGAAACTTCACACTCCAATGTATTTCCTCCTTGCCAATCTCTCCTTGGTGAATGCACTCTCCATCACAACTACAATTCCCAAATTGCTGCTCACTCTTTTCTCACACAGAAATACCATCACATTTTATGGCTGCATCATTCAGGTCTATTTTTTCATATTGTTCCTGGTGACAGAATTGATGTTGCTGACAAGCATGGCTTTTGATCGTTTTGTTGCTATCTGTTACCCATTGCAATATACTCTGATCATGAGGAAAGAATTGTGTGCTGCAATAGCAGTTGGAGCATGGGTTTTAGGACTGACAAACTCTGCAGTTCACTCTGGGCTTCTCCTACAGCTGTCCTTCTGTGAATCCAATATTATCAATCATTTCTTCTGTGATCTGCCTCCACTTCTGAAGTTATCGTGCTCAAACACCAGCTTGAATGAAAGAATGGCTTTTGTGGCAGATGTAGTTTTTGCTGTTTTCAGTTGTGGACTGACCCTAACATCATACGGATTTATTATAAGGGCCATCTTCAGAATTCGTTCCactgaaggaaagaagaaggcattCTCCACCTGTTCCTCTCATCTTATTGTAGTTAGTTTTTACTTTTCAGCAGTCATCTACACATATATTAGGCCCACTTCAGTCTATTCTTTAAACAAAGACAAATATATTTCTCTCCTTTATTCAGTGGCAACCCCAGTTATTAATCCAGTCATATATTCACTAAGAAATAAAGAAGTCAAAGAAGCTCTCAAGGACTTTATTGGAAGGTAG
- the LOC116521395 gene encoding olfactory receptor 13G1-like — MEHSSINNIDIKNKTAVLEFILVGLFTTTEMQILLFWVFIFIYAMALIANFILILTIYSYSKLHTPMYFLIVNLSLVNVFSISVTIPKLLHNLLTGRKTISFYGCIAQVYLFIWALGTELLLLSFMAFDRYAAICHPLQYSVIMKKEVCLGIASIVWIFGMINSGIHAGLMLKLSFCNSNIINHFFCDIPPLLQLSCSDTHPNETMAFISDVIFGICSCGLTFTSYFFILKTISSLRSTEGKKKAFSTCSSHFIIVSIFFSSVIYTYIRPSSVYALDQDKLISLLYSVVTPIVNPVIYSLRNKDFIEGFKALIRRIRLLN; from the exons ATGGAG CACTCCAGCATCAACAATATTGACATAAAGAACAAGACTGCTGTATTGGAATTTATCCTTGTTGGGCTATTTACAACAACTGAAATGCAGATCCTTCTCTTTTGGGTATTCATTTTCATCTATGCTATGGCCCTAATTGCCAACTTCATCCTCATTCTTACTATATACTCTTATAGTAAACTCCACACCCCCATGTATTTCCTCATTGTAAATTTGTCCTTAGTGAATGTTTTCTCCATTTCAGTTACAATACCTAAATTGCTACACAATCTTTTGACTGGAAGAAAGACCATCTCATTTTATGGATGCATTGCACAGGTCTATCTGTTTATCTGGGCTTTGGGAACAGAACTCCTCCTCCTGTCATTCATGGCTTTTGATCGCTATGCTGCTATCTGTCATCCTTTGCAGTACTCTGTTATTATGAAGAAGGAAGTGTGCTTGGGCATAGCAAGTATTGTATGGATTTTTGGAATGATCAATTCTGGAATCCATGCTGGACTTATGTTAAAACTCTCTTTTTGTAACTCCAATATTATCAATCACTTCTTCTGTGATATACCCCCTCTATTGCAACTCTCATGTTCAGATACACATCCAAATGAAACTATGGCATTTATTTCGGATGTGATATTTGGGATTTGCAGCTGTGGACTAACTTTCACatcctatttttttatattaaaaacaatTAGTTCATTGCGTTCCactgaaggaaagaagaaagcctTTTCCACATGTTCTTCACACTTCATTATAGtcagtattttcttttcttcagtgATCTACACATATATCAGGCCCTCCTCAGTCTACGCTCTTGATCAGGACAAGCTAATTTCCCTTCTTTATTCAGTGGTAACTCCAATTGTTAATCCAGTCATATATTCATTGAGAAACAAAGATTTTATAGAAGGATTCAAAGCACTTATAAGGCGAATTAGATTGCTAAATTGA